The Flavobacterium galactosidilyticum nucleotide sequence GAACCAAAACCAGACGCATTGTTAAAGAGAGCGGGGTTATTATAGAACTTTGCTATTTAGATATATAACCGAAGTAGCAATACTTCGGTTATTTTTTATGAACATTATCAATCAAATTCTATCCACCACTAGCAACCTTTCTAAATAAAAACTACCATCAACCACCACAAAATAGGAATGCTTTCGACCCAAAAAGACGTGTAATATTTAGATCGTTTTTTGTTTACAAAAAGCAACGAAAGCGAAACTAAAACCACTAAAACAAAATTCACGATTAATTGTTTGACGTCAAAATTGCTTTTCATAAATTCTAAAAAATAAAAAAGAATCATTAGCGTAATCCCTAGCTTTTTTGTCATTTTAGCTCCTATTTTTTGCGGAACAGTTTGCAAATAAGGATCATCATTTGACATATCAATGATTTCAAAAACGAGGACTAAAACAAAAATCAGGATAAATCTTTGGATGCATTTTAGAAAAAAATCAGATGTTATGGCCACCTCAGCATTCAACAGCGGTAAACCAATGGTTACACCAGCCCAACACAAAGCCACAATATAAATTTTTACACCAACCCAATTCCGTGCGTTTTTTCGATTTGGAAAAAAAGGAAGGGTATACAACAACGTAATACTCAAAAAAGCAATAGCCGTAATTTGAGTTATTCGCTCCAATAGAAAAAAATAATAACCAACTAAAGCTAGCGAACAAAGACTAAATAAAGCAATCAACTTTAATTCGGTACGCATTTGGGCTTTTTTGGCTCTAGCCAAGGCATCGTATTTTACAAAATTGTATCCTACAACTGTTCCAAAAAAAGCAAAGTTAGCAATAGTTTCTTCATAAGAAATGTGGAACATGTGTTGGGTCATACGGACTAAGGCATAGCAGGACAAACCCACATGAATGCTGCTGTTGATATAAAAATCAAATAGTAGTTTCAAAATCCTCATTAGACAAAATTAATCAAAGTGTTAATAAGAACGTCTTTTAGTTGAAAAATTCACAGAAAATCAAGTCAGAAAAGGCTATTTATAGCATATTAATATTTAATTTTACAGCCTTTTAAAACAACAAACACACAACACATTTTATATACAATGAAAACAGACGCTTTTGCATTAAGACACATCGGCCCAAGAGAAAATGATTTACATCATATGTTGAAGACAATTGGGGCTGAAAGTCTAGATCAATTGATCGATGAAACTATTCCAAGTGATATTCGCTTAAAATCAGATTTGGATTTAGATCCAGCAATGACTGAATATGAGTTTGCTAATCACATCACTCAATTAGGAAATAAAAACAAGATGTTTCAATCATACATTGGGTTAGGATACAATGCAGCAATTATTCCTGCAGTTATCCAGCGCAATGTATTTGAAAACCCAGGGTGGTACACGGCATATACGCCATACCAAGCAGAAATTGCGCAAGGTCGTTTAGAAGCGATTTTGAATTTTCAAACTATGGTTATCGAATTGACTGGAATGGAAATTGCAAATGCATCTTTACTTGACGAAGCTACAGCAGCAGCAGAAGCTATGGCTTTATTATTTGATGTTAGAACCCGTGACCAAAAGAAAGCTAACGTATGCAAATTTTTCGTTTCTGATGCAATTCTACCACAGACATTATCTGTTTTACAAACTCGCTCTACTCCCATAGGCGTTGAGTTAGTTGTGGGAGATCACCAAGAATTTGATTTTTCTACTGAATTTTTCGGAGCAATCCTTCAATATCCAGGGAAATTTGGACAAGTTCATGATTACGCTCAATTCATCGCTAAAGCTGCCGAAAACGAAATAAAAGTAGCCGTTGCTGCTGATATTTTGAGTTTAGCAAAATTGACTCCTCCAGGAGAAATGGGCGCTGCCGTAGTTTTAGGAACTACACAACGTTTCGGAATTCCGTTAGGTTACGGAGGTCCACACGCAGCGTATTTTGCTACCAAAGACGAATACAAACGAAGCATGCCAGGAAGAATCATTGGTGTAACCATTGATACTAACGGAAATCGTGCCCTTCGTATGGCATTACAAACCCGCGAACAACACATTAAACGTGACAAAGCAACTTCAAACATTTGTACTGCTCAGGTTTTATTATCTGTAATGGCAGGAATGTATGCTGTTTATCACGGACCAAAAGGTTTGAGATATATCGCTAATAAAGTACATGCTTCTGCAGTAACATTAACAAACACCTTAGAAAAATTAGGTTTTGAACAAACTAATACTGCTTTCTTTGACACTATCGTTATAAAAGCTGATGCTCAAAAAGTAAAAGAAATTGCACTACAAAACGAAGTTAACTTTTATTACATTGACGAAAATACGGTTTCAATCTCATTGAATGAAACAACAAGTATCGCTGATTTAAATAAGATTGTTGGGATTTTCGCTTCCGCAAAAGGGACTCAAGCAACAACAATTGAAAGTTTATCTCAAACGAATCATTTCCCAGAAAGCGTTGAAAGAACTTCAACTTTCTTAGAGCATGATGTTTTTACAAAACACCATTCAGAAACAGCATTAATGCGTTATATCAAAATGTTAGAGCGTAAAGATTTAGCGTTAAATCATTCTATGATTTCATTAGGATCATGTACAATGAAATTAAATGCTGCTTCAGAGATGTTGCCTTTAAGCAACGCACAATGGAACAACATTCACCCATTTGCACCACTAGATCAAGCGCAAGGATATCAAGAAATGCTTGCTAAACTAGAGAAACAATTAAACGTAATTACTGGTTTCGCTGGAACTACATTACAGCCTAATTCTGGTGCTCAAGGAGAATATGCAGGACTTATGGTTATTCGTGCGTATCACCAATCAAGAGGAGATCACCACAGAAATATTGCTTTAATACCTTCATCTGCACATGGAACTAATCCTGCTTCTGCAGCAATGGCTGGAATGAAAGTAGTGGTTACAAAAACATTAGAAAACGGAAATATCGACGTAGAAGATTTACGCGCAAAAGCAATTTTACACAAAGACAATCTTTCATGTTTGATGGTTACTTACCCGTCAACTCACGGTGTATTTGAAAGTGCTATAAAAGAAATCACGCAATTGATTCACGATAATGGTGGACAAGTATATATGGATGGTGCTAACATGAATGCACAAGTTGGATTAACAAATCCAGCAACTATCGGTGCTGACGTATGTCACTTAAACTTACACAAAACGTTCGCTATTCCTCACGGTGGTGGTGGACCAGGTGTAGGGCCGATCTGTGTTGCTCCACAATTAGTTCCGTTTTTACCAACTAATCCGGTAATACCTACAGGTGGTGAAAATGCTATCACAGCTATTTCTGCTGCACCTTGGGGTTCTGCATTAGTTTGTTTGATTTCTTACGGATACATCTGCATGTTAGGTGCTGAAGGTTTGAAACAATCAACAGCATATGCAATTTTAAACGCAAACTATATTAAAGAGAAATTAAACGGTCATTATGACACTTTATACTCTGGAGAAATGGGTCGAGCAGCTCACGAAATGATCCTTGAATGTCGTCCATTCAAAGAAAAAGGAATCGAAGTAACTGATATCGCAAAACGATTGATGGATTACGGTTTCCACGCTCCTACTGTTTCTTTCCCAGTTGCAGGAACCTTAATGATCGAACCAACAGAAAGTGAAAACTTAGAAGAATTAGATCGATTTTGTGATGCAATGATTGCTATCCGAAAAGAAATTGAAGAAGCAACTTTGGATAATTCTAATAACGTACTAAAAAATGCACCACATACTTTAATGATGGTAACCACTGATAATTGGATTTTTCCATACAGTCGTGAAGCAGCAGCATTCCCATTAGATTATATCGCTGAAAACAAATTTTGGCCTACGGTTCGTCGAGTAGATGAAGCCTATGGTGATAGAAACTTAAATTGTTCATGCGCACCAATTGAAGCCTACATGGAAAGTTAGATTACAACTAAAATGTCTCGAGAAATCGGGACATTTTTTTTATAATATTGCAATTAAATTGATGAATAATTCGCAAGGTAAAAATAAAACCGAGTCAAACATTTAAAATAATTATTTCTACACAAAAGCGATATATTATAAGAAAATCGCATCTATAAAAGAACTTTACAATCATATAAATAATATTTTGACTCAATATTAACTATTTAATAATTATATGCACGCATAGTAAATATTATGAGTGTAATTATTTTTTTATGTTTAAATTAGCATAAATTTTGGAAAAAAACGCAATGAAAATAAAAATAGCCGGAATAGGAAGTTATATTCCTGAGAAGAGAATAAGCAATGCAGACTTTGGAAACCATGTATTTTTAAATGAGGACGGAACCGCATTTGGCTATCCTAACGAGGTTGTCATCAATAAATTTAAAGGAATTACAGGAATCGAACAAAGGCGTTATGCTGAAGATCATTTATCCTCATCTGATTTAGCTTATTTTGCTGCTAAAAAAGCAATTGAAAACGCACAAATCGATCCTGAAACAATAGATTATATCATTTTTGCACATAATTTTGGTGACGTAAAAAAAGGGGCAATTCAATCAGATATGCTACCTAGTTTAGCAACCAGAGTAAAGCATAAATTACAAATAAAAAACCCAAAGTGCGTTGCTTACGATATCCTTTTTGGTTGTCCAGGATGGATTGAAGGCGTACTTCAAGCCAATGCCTTTATCAAATCTGGAATGGCTAAACGTTGTTTAGTTATTGGTTCTGAAACTCTATCAAGAGTCGTTGACGACCACGATAGAGATTCAATGATTTATTCTGACGGTGCTGGCGCTTCTATTATCGAAGCTTCTGATGACGAATCAGGATTGCTTTCATACGAGAGCGCAACTTATGCAATGGAAGAAGCTAACTACTTATTTTTCGGTAAATCATACGATCCAGAAGCAGATCCGGACCACCGTTATATAAAAATGCATGGTCGTAAAATTTACGAATTTGCATTGAACAACGTTCCAACAGCAATGAAAAGTTGTGTAGAAAAAAGTGGACTTGGCATAGACGATGTTAAAAAAATTCTGATTCACCAAGCCAATGAAAAAATGGATGAAGCAATCATACAACGCTTTTACAAACTACACGACAAACCGGTTCCTCAAGATATTATGCCTATGAGCATTCATGAATTAGGAAACAGCAGCGTAGCTACGGTACCTACTCTTTTTGACTTATTAATTAGAGGTGAAATTAAAGACCAGCAAATAAACAAAGGCGATATTTTATTATTTGCTTCTGTTGGAGCAGGAATGAATATCAACGCCTTCATATACAGATACTAATTAATGTAAATTCATAAGAATTTAAATTACCAAAAATCCACAGTTAGTAAAATTAACTGTGGATTTTTCATTTGTATCTGCAATAAAAAACATCAAAATAAGGAATTTATCTTTGTACATTTGCATCCTGAATCCTGACAGCAAAATTAACCTAGATAAAGAACGAAAAATCACTTCGTTCCTCGCAAAGACTATGTACGAAAAAACGTTTCCTAATAAAAGATTCAAACACACATTAGAATTTCTAAACAAACACATTACAACGACATCCACTATTTTAGATTTAGGGGTCGAAAATCCTTTTTCTAAAATCATGAAAGAAGAAGGTTTTACAGTTACAAATACAACTGGCGAAGACTTGGACAATGATCAAACGGTTTTCCAAAAAGGAAAAACAGATGTTGTTACTGCCTTTGAAATTTTCGAACATTTATTAAATCCCTACACTATCTTAAACGAAATCAAATCGGATAAGCTATTCATTTCTATTCCGTTACGTTTGTGGTTTTCTCCAGCTTATAGAAGCAAAACTGACATGTGGGACAGACACTATCATGAATTTGAAGACTGGCAATTGGATTGGCTTTTAGAAAAAACAGGATGGAAAATAATAGACCGTCAAAAATGGACAAACCCCGTTAAAAAATTTGGCATTCGTCCTTTATTGCGAAAATTCACGCCAAGATATTATATTGTTTACGCTGAAAAAATAAAATAAGCCTTGGTAACTTTGGCAAAGTTCAAAACTTCGACAAAGTTGAAAAGTCAAACATACAAATAATGAATTATTACATCGTTATACCTGCTCATAATGAAGAAGAATTGATTTCTTTGACATTAGAGTCTCTAATTTCACAAACACTTTTACCTAAAAAAGTAGTGGTTGTCAATGATAACTCTACTGATAAAACTTCGGAAATTGTTTTGGCTTTCGC carries:
- the gcvP gene encoding aminomethyl-transferring glycine dehydrogenase, which gives rise to MKTDAFALRHIGPRENDLHHMLKTIGAESLDQLIDETIPSDIRLKSDLDLDPAMTEYEFANHITQLGNKNKMFQSYIGLGYNAAIIPAVIQRNVFENPGWYTAYTPYQAEIAQGRLEAILNFQTMVIELTGMEIANASLLDEATAAAEAMALLFDVRTRDQKKANVCKFFVSDAILPQTLSVLQTRSTPIGVELVVGDHQEFDFSTEFFGAILQYPGKFGQVHDYAQFIAKAAENEIKVAVAADILSLAKLTPPGEMGAAVVLGTTQRFGIPLGYGGPHAAYFATKDEYKRSMPGRIIGVTIDTNGNRALRMALQTREQHIKRDKATSNICTAQVLLSVMAGMYAVYHGPKGLRYIANKVHASAVTLTNTLEKLGFEQTNTAFFDTIVIKADAQKVKEIALQNEVNFYYIDENTVSISLNETTSIADLNKIVGIFASAKGTQATTIESLSQTNHFPESVERTSTFLEHDVFTKHHSETALMRYIKMLERKDLALNHSMISLGSCTMKLNAASEMLPLSNAQWNNIHPFAPLDQAQGYQEMLAKLEKQLNVITGFAGTTLQPNSGAQGEYAGLMVIRAYHQSRGDHHRNIALIPSSAHGTNPASAAMAGMKVVVTKTLENGNIDVEDLRAKAILHKDNLSCLMVTYPSTHGVFESAIKEITQLIHDNGGQVYMDGANMNAQVGLTNPATIGADVCHLNLHKTFAIPHGGGGPGVGPICVAPQLVPFLPTNPVIPTGGENAITAISAAPWGSALVCLISYGYICMLGAEGLKQSTAYAILNANYIKEKLNGHYDTLYSGEMGRAAHEMILECRPFKEKGIEVTDIAKRLMDYGFHAPTVSFPVAGTLMIEPTESENLEELDRFCDAMIAIRKEIEEATLDNSNNVLKNAPHTLMMVTTDNWIFPYSREAAAFPLDYIAENKFWPTVRRVDEAYGDRNLNCSCAPIEAYMES
- a CDS encoding 3-oxoacyl-ACP synthase III family protein encodes the protein MKIKIAGIGSYIPEKRISNADFGNHVFLNEDGTAFGYPNEVVINKFKGITGIEQRRYAEDHLSSSDLAYFAAKKAIENAQIDPETIDYIIFAHNFGDVKKGAIQSDMLPSLATRVKHKLQIKNPKCVAYDILFGCPGWIEGVLQANAFIKSGMAKRCLVIGSETLSRVVDDHDRDSMIYSDGAGASIIEASDDESGLLSYESATYAMEEANYLFFGKSYDPEADPDHRYIKMHGRKIYEFALNNVPTAMKSCVEKSGLGIDDVKKILIHQANEKMDEAIIQRFYKLHDKPVPQDIMPMSIHELGNSSVATVPTLFDLLIRGEIKDQQINKGDILLFASVGAGMNINAFIYRY
- a CDS encoding methyltransferase domain-containing protein: MYEKTFPNKRFKHTLEFLNKHITTTSTILDLGVENPFSKIMKEEGFTVTNTTGEDLDNDQTVFQKGKTDVVTAFEIFEHLLNPYTILNEIKSDKLFISIPLRLWFSPAYRSKTDMWDRHYHEFEDWQLDWLLEKTGWKIIDRQKWTNPVKKFGIRPLLRKFTPRYYIVYAEKIK